Below is a genomic region from Helianthus annuus cultivar XRQ/B chromosome 2, HanXRQr2.0-SUNRISE, whole genome shotgun sequence.
CAAATTCATACAATTTACATAGTGCTAACCAATAGTTAAACGTGACAGGTTGAAAAAAATAGCTCAATGAATCTCCTCCCAACTGCTTCGTCGTCACAAAGTGATGCAACATCGCTGCCCAACAATAACGAGATTATGAAGAGTAATGTTGATCTGAAAAGTAAGACAACAAATGTGGTGTACAAGGAGATTTTTAATGAATTTTGAtttatattttgtacttttaaaCTATCCTATATATTGTTaactatattttttaaaatatacaaaataaaacCACCCCTCATTTGTTAAACCGCGTGTACACgcgggttctaacctagtatgtAGAAATAAAGAGCCGAGATTGAGTTTGTCGCGTTATTTATGAATTGAGCTGGAACTTTACACGCAACTCTCACCATACAACAAAATTCGGTCAAAACTCAAAAATACCCTTCCTCATCCTACAAATTACCATTCTGCCATCCACCAAAAGACTCAACACTTGTGCTCTCATTTCTCAAAACCCTGCCACCTATCATCAACAATGAACTATGCCACGTCAACACATCCCCCCTGATAGATCCACGTGTCCGGTGACGTCAGCTACCCATGGTCCCCACACCGAACCCTTTAAAACTCTCATCCAGCCCTAAAAGCGCCAAAAAGCACACCATTTCTCTCTCGATCAACAACTCACACCATCACTCAGAACAAGTATGAACAGTTTCACTCATAATAATCGCATATTTATCTGTTAATTTCTGCAAATTTAACtgtaattttatgattatttgatCAATTTTTTCTTCGTTTCTGTTCCGATCGTTGACTATTTCGCGTTACGATTGTTACTGATTGTTATTTGTAGGATCTTTGATTGTTACGGTTGATTTTGTTGTGCGATGATTGTTGTTTACAGTCGGTTGTTAGGTTTCGTAGTTTTTAAGCTAACTATTGCAGTTATTTGATCACATTCATCACTATCATGTGACTCCGTTAGTGTTTGGGGGTTTTTCCCTAAAATCTTAGGGTTTTTGTTCATTTTGACTGTAATTTTATGATTCTTTGATCAAATTTGTCTTCGTTTCTGTTCCGATCATTTACCGGTTCGCGTTACAATTGTTACTGACCGTTATTTGTAGGATCTTTGATTGTTGCGGTTGATTTTGTTGTGCGATGATCTGATCGTTATTTACAGTCGGTTGTTAGGTTTCGTAGTTTTTAAGCTAACTATTGCAATTATTTGATCACATTCATCACTATCATGTGACTCCGTTAGTGTTTGGGGGTTTACCCCTAAAATCTTAGGGTTTTTGTTCATTTTGACTGTAATTTTATGATTCTTTGATCAAATTTGTCTTCGTTTCTGTTCCGTTGACTGGTTCGCGTTACGATTGTTACCGATCGTTATTCGTGGGATCTTTGATTGTTGCTCTTGATTTTGTTGTGCGATGATTGTTATTTACAGTCGGTTGTTAGGTTTCGTAGTTTTTAAGCTAACTATTGAAGTTATTTGATCACATTCATCACTATCATGTGACTCCGTTAGTGTTTGGGGGTTTTCCCCTAAAATCTTAGGGTTTTTGTTCATTTTGACTGTAATTTTATGATTCTTTGATCAAATTTGTCTTCGTTTCTGTTCCGATCGTTGACTATTTCGCGTTACGATCGTTACTGATCGTTATTTGTAGGATCTTTGATTGTTGCGGTTGATTTTGTTGTGCGATGATTGTTATTTACAATCGGTTGTTAGGTTTCGTAGTTTTTAAGCTAACTATTGAAGTTATTTGATCACATTCATCACTATCATGTGACTCCGTTAGTGTTTGGGGGTTTTTCCCTAAAATCTTAGGGTTTTTGTTAATTTTGTCtgtaattttatgattatttgatCAAATTTGTCTTCGTTTCTGTTCCGATCGTTGACTGGTTCGCGTTACGATTGTTACTGATCGTTATTTGTAGGATGTTTGATTGTTGTCGTTGATTTTGTTGTATATTATTTACAGTAGTCTGTTAGGTATTATTATTCACATTTATCTGTATTATTGTGAGTCGGCTAGTGTTTGGGGGTTTTTACCCTAAAATCGTAGGGTTTTTGTTCATTTTGACTGTAATTTTATGATTCTTTGATCAAATATGTCTTCGTTTCTGTTCCGATCGTTGACTGGTTCGTGTTACGATTGTTACTGATCGTTATTTGTAGGATCTTTGATTGTTGCGGTTGATTTTGTTGTGCGATGATTGTTATTTACAGTCGGTTGTTAGGTTTCGTAGTTTTTAAGCTAACTATTGAAGTTATTTGATCACATTCATCACTATCATGTGACTCCGTTAGTGTTTGGGGGTTTTCCCCTAAAATCTTAGGGTTTTTGTTCATTTTGACTGTAATTTTATGATTCTTTGATCAAATTTGTCTTCGTTTCTGTTCCGATCGTTGACTATTTCGCGTTACGATCGTTACTGATCGTTATTTGTAGGATCTTTGATTGTTGCGGTTGATTTTGTTGTGCGATGATTGTTATTTACAGTCGGTTGTTAGGTTTCGTAGTTTTTAAGCTAACTATTGCAGTTATTTGATCACATTCATCACTATCATGTGACTCCGTTAGTGTTTGGGGGTTTTTCCCTAAAATCGTAGGGTTTTTGTTCATTTTGACTGGaattttatgattatttgatCAAATTTGTCTTCGTTTCTGTTCCGATCGTTGACCGGTTCGCGTTACGATTGTTACTGATCGTTATTTGTAGGATCTTTGATTGTTGCGGTTGATTTTGTTGTCTGATGATTGTTATTTACAGTCGGTTGTTAGGTTTCGTAGTTTTTAAGCTAACTATGGTAGTTATTTGATCACATTCATCACTATCATGTGACTCCGTTAGTGTTTGGGGTTTTTCCCTAAAATCTTAGGGTTTTTGTTCATTTTGACTGTAATTTTATGATTCTTTGATCAAGTTTGTCTTCGTTTCTGTTCCGATCGTTGACTGGTTCGCGTTACAATTGTTACTCATCGTTATTTGTAGGATCTTTGATTGTTGCGGGTGATTTTGTTGTGCGATGATTGTTATTTACAGTCGGTTGTTAGGTTTCGTAGTTTTTAAGCTAACTATTGCAGTTATTTTATCTCATTTATCGGTATTACTGTGAGTCGGTTAGTGTTTGAGGGTTTCCCCCCTAAAATCTTAGGGTTTTTGTTCATTTGACAGTAATTTTATGATTATCTGATTACAGTTATCTTTATTTCGGTTCTGATGTTTGAGTATTTTGATTTGCgattgtttgttttgtttgttgctGAGCGTTTATTTGTAGGATCTTTGATTGCGATTGATTTTGTTGTGTGATGATATGATTAACTGTCGATTGTTATGATTAACTATTGCAGTAATTTGATCACATTTGTCGGTGTTATTATGAGTCGGTTAGTGTGAGGGTTTTCCCTTAAAATCGAAGGGTTTTTGTTCATTTCACTGTAATATTATGATTATCTGATTACATTTATCTTTATTTCGGTTCCGATCGTTGAGTTTTTTGTTTTGCGATCTGATTACATTTATCTTTATTTCGGTTCCGATCGTTGAGTTTTTTGTTTTGCgattgtttgttttgtttgttgctGAGCGTTATTGTAGGATCTTTGATTGCGATTGATTTTGCTGTGTGATGATTACGATTAACTGTTGATTGTTAGGTTTCGTAGCTCTTAAGCTAACTATTACAGTAATTTGATCACATTTATCGGTATTATTGTGAGTCGGTTAGTATTTGGGATTTTCGCCTGAAATGATAGGGTTTTTGTTTATTTGACTGTaattttgtgattatttgatcAAATTTGTCTTCGTTTATGTTCGGATCGTGTCCTATTTTGTTTTGTTGGTCGTTGTATGGCGGATTGTGTGCATATcgattgtttgtgattgatttCTGTTAGTCATACATACACGTTCGTTGACTTTTTGGGGTTAATTTGACTTAATTGGGCGTTTGATTGGTTTTGGAGATGAATAgcattcacacacacacacatacatattcGTTGTGAATACTTTTGTTAACATGTAGTAATTATGCTGTGGTAACTTATAGAAAAATCTTTGACAGAGTAATCTGATGATGGGTAATAACAAAACAAACGAAAAGGGCAAGGCGCCAGTCTCCGCCGATAGCGCATCTTCGAGAGGAATCTCACCACCCAGCAGCCTTACTATTCTTGACGGAAACATTGATGAAGATGCTTTCGATTCCCTGCTGTCCCTCACATACGCCGATTTGGAGGATTTTCATCGATCTCTTTCACAAGAGTTACCTGAAACTGTTCCAAACCCTAGTGGTTATTCGACAAATTCAAACAGCTTTCAGAATCCTCAAATaaacatgagttccaatactgtAAACACAAATGTTCAACGAGTTTCATCATTACCTGACTGGAACATGAGTTGGGGTCAACAATCTGTGAATCAACCTGTTCACACTCGAAACAATGCCGGtttcagtcaaagtcaaagtggGATTCAAGGAAATTTTGCGGATAATGGTTTTTTGAGTCTTCGACTTGGAGGTACTGAAGAATCTGTATCTAGATCTCAAGCAGGCAGCAGAGATAGTTCCGATAAGCTAAAAGAAACAGCTTCAAATGAGTTAAATATGGCTTGGGCTTGGGGTCAAACTTTAGATGCTGGCTTTATGGGTTTTCACAGTAACAATAACGGGCTCTCTAATCAGTTTTGTCGTGAGAACCGAATGAACTCAACCAACAATGAGGTTGAATTTCTTGGTAGTCTAAAAGAAGCGGTTTCAACTGAGTTAAAGATGGTTCATGGTCGGCAAGCTACGGGTCAATCTTCGGGTCAATCTTCAACTGCTGGTTTTATGGGGTTTCATAGTAACAGTACTGGTTCATCTGATCAATTTAGTAACATGGATGGAATGAACTTAACCAACAATATTATACAAATACAACAAAATGATAGCAGGAATATAAGATCTGGTGATTTAAATCAATATAGAGCGTTTATAGGTAACCAACCTGTGCATTCAGGAACTATCGGTGGACATTCTGCTCAGATTATTAATTCACAACAACATAACTTGAATAAACCATCGGAATTTGAAAAACCTTCACCGTCGATCTCTTATGCGCGTTCTATAATCGCAAACAAACCAAGTTATGCAGGTAAGTAAGACAGTTGTTTTCTTTTGAATAATAGCATGATATCAATTGTTGTAGTTCATCTTAaatctatgcagttaatatcgatgatatatcaccgatatattggttatcggtccccatgtcaaatatcggtaccgatttTATCGGCTATATTGACCGATATGTCACCGATTTTCCtgatatcagtacctttcttcttagttctgtCGTtagtctttcttcttattgctgctattagtgttttaagtcttaattgttaattgttagtgtttcaagtcttaatcagttcctagttgctacaattgttagtgttttgcaagttgcaaaaggttaaattgttaatggtaggagagtatactgaattgttagtgttagatttgctatataatatatatatatatataaattctacaTGAAATTAAAATTACTGATATCCCACCGATACCTCAccgcgataacctatatctcaaatatcggtccttgaccaaTATCCGATTTTTTACCCCGTTAACTGCATAGTCTTAAGTACAGTTGAACTAAATCCTTACTGAAGCGATAATATATTTGTTTCTTGCAGGACAAGTTATTTCACAAAATGCGACACCTAATCAAGTTGTTGGAGTTGGAAGTAATATGTTTTCTCAGAGGACAGCTGGCGCTCAAGTATCGTGGGGAGAGAGTGGCCCAGCTGGCATCGATGAACCGTTTCCGAAAAGGTTGGGGGTGGAGTTCAATGTAAGAAATAGTCTTCAATCTAATCAGAGACATTTATCTCCCATGGGAACAAGCTTTCAGACAACAAGTACAGGTTGATATATAATTGCTATGTAGATTTCGCTTTAGATCTGTAGgtaggggtgagcagaaaaccgaaaaaaccgaaccacaCAAAAAAAAACTGAACCGAATATTACGGTTCGGTTACGGTTTTGCATTTTATGAAAACCGGAAAAGGCCGAACCGAATAACCTAAAAGATCtttttttaatgtttgttatATATTGATTTAGGAATTATTCATTTTATTCTTAAATGTtaaagtatatataattaaaacattaacatgtttatttatctttGAATTTGAAATGATTTATCTATTGCCTGCAAGtaataacaaaatttaacataaaaattaaatgatttcaaaatattataaaagaaatttttttaataaaagctTTGAAGAAACAcaaaaatagattagaaggttaggtttatgtaatcaatattaattaaaaaggttaaatataataacttaaatgtGAACATTTAATAAAGATTCTTAAATTTTGGATTATACATATTATTTTTGAATCTTGtgtaattttgttccaaaaaccgaaaAACAGAACCAAAGTGTTGCTAAAACCTAAAAAACCAAACTGAACGGTTTTTAAAAACCGAAAACCGAATATTTCGGTTAtggtttcggtttcggttttacCATAataccgaaccgaaccgtgcacacccctatgTAGGTGAACTCTGACTATAGGTGTCAAATCAGTGGTCTTGTTTTTCAGTGATTTGAGTTGTGTATGTTAATTCAGGTCAGGCATGTCAATTTCCAGATAAAGGATTAACTCGCCTGACAGATCATGTTCTTCGACCTTCTGTTGGTATgattgatattttttttttttgttttttttttcaatcaatgGGGGTGAGGTTATTAATTTCTTGCGTGTGTTTACATGAAAATCAGGTCGAACTGATGGAGCTCCTGTTAGTTACCCGATTAATTCTCAGCAACCCTTTTTTGCTCATGGTAAATAAGAACCTTGTGTTGAATAATGAATACTATGTGCTGGAAATAATGCATATTTGACGCTTGTTTTTTTAATCTATTTGTTTTAGGCCAATCTCATAATGCGCCGATTCAGCTTGCTAAAGATCCTCAAGGAGTACTTTCGGCCAATGGTAATTCAATCTCTGTGTGTGTATGTGTAGTTGCACTTTTATACTAAGAACCTGAAAGATGCAACAAGCTCATGGAGCATCTTTTGATTTGTAGTTACATGTGGCAATTTCAACCCGTTTACATTATGTTAAatctagggctgcaaacgaaccaaacgtacacggccttgtttgtgttcatttgttaaggaatatatgtgttcatgaactattcatgaacacttaccaaacaagattttatgttcatgttcgtttgttaaggaaatgagtgtgttcgtgttcgtttgttaattttaggcaatgaacaaaaacgaacgttggtgaacgcaaatgaacacaaactaatgttcatgaacacaaatggaaacaaaccgacacaaacaagcgttcatgaaatataaaaagtaaaacactaatgaactatcgaacataaACGGACACGTTCACAAGCATAAATGAACGAATGcggcctttgttcatgttcgtttatttaactaGATGAACGAAAtatcttgttcgtgttcatttgtttaataaacgaacgaacacaaacgaacttcccaccaaatggttcacaaactgttcactgaacatttggttcgtttgcagccctagttaAATCTCTAGTGGGTCCAAAGGGTAAAATAAAATTCTAGTTTATAAAGAAATGGGTCGAGCGGGTCCCAACTTGCCCAAAGGTTATATATTTATTGTAAAATACTGATACATAAAATCTCTAAGATCATGTTAGTGAAAAAGTTTGATTTGTATTGAGATAAtattatttttgtaatcattatttGATACCCTAATTACAATAATGAAGATTTTAAATTAATCAGTTACAATAATAAAGGGTTCCTGGTCAACTCAACCTAACTTGACCCGAGCCAAAAAGTTATCTGTATGGACTTGACCTCGTTTTAAGTTAACCAATTCAACCTGAACCAAAAAGTCACATATTTTTCTACTGGAACTCATTTTTGACCATGTTACCTAAAGTTACGTTTTGATCTGAAAACATTTatctgttaagtgttaacccCATATTGCACTGAAAAGTTATATTTTGACTTGACCACATTTTGACTTGTAAACATCCTGCACCAAGAAGTTAATTGTTTTGATTTGACCTTGTTTTGACCCGTACCAAAAGTTACATGTTTTTTACTTGAACTCTTTCTGACTCGTTAACCGACCCACACAAAAAAGTCATCCATTTTGCCTGTTACTGACCCCTTGCCAAAAAAGGTAGGGGCGTGAATTcctgacacgacccgaaaacacgACACAAACCCAACACGAAATTCActggtttgggtttagtctaaatgggttcgggtcagtttcaggttgaatcCGGGAACTCGTTTAGCTAAACGGGCCGGGTTCGTGTCAACCCaatcgggttggcgggttgacccgtttaacccatttatattatatgttatttttttgCAATATATCTaatgtcataaattaaattgggTGACTATTTTTGCCATAATTATAAGTTATAAAGAGAAATTGACGAtaaattttataattaaaatgtaATTTTCTTATATGCATTTGTGCTTTTTTagtaaattttatattttaatatattattttgcgaaaaaaatttaaaaaataaaatatttgggTTGAATGGGCCGTGTTTGGGTTAACCTACGAAtattcgggtcgtgttcgggtttgtttaaatttttctggatcgggtcgggttgaacccgccaaccacAACAcaacccgtttagcacccctttAAAAAGGTACCCTTGTTGGCTTGAACCTATTTTGCCACCTCTAATTATAGTTAAATATATCTGACTCTTATTTTCACTTTGTGTATATGTAGCTTCAACTGTCATTGGTCAATCTCAAAAGCCAGACTTGCATAATCGGCCACATCACAAGCGAAGTGCGGTTGTACCCCATCCAGATTCTCGTTGGGTTCAACGCCAGAAGATAAATC
It encodes:
- the LOC110910383 gene encoding uncharacterized protein LOC110910383 — protein: MVPTPNPLKLSSSPKSAKKHTISLSINNSHHHSEQSNLMMGNNKTNEKGKAPVSADSASSRGISPPSSLTILDGNIDEDAFDSLLSLTYADLEDFHRSLSQELPETVPNPSGYSTNSNSFQNPQINMSSNTVNTNVQRVSSLPDWNMSWGQQSVNQPVHTRNNAGFSQSQSGIQGNFADNGFLSLRLGGTEESVSRSQAGSRDSSDKLKETASNELNMAWAWGQTLDAGFMGFHSNNNGLSNQFCRENRMNSTNNEVEFLGSLKEAVSTELKMVHGRQATGQSSGQSSTAGFMGFHSNSTGSSDQFSNMDGMNLTNNIIQIQQNDSRNIRSGDLNQYRAFIGNQPVHSGTIGGHSAQIINSQQHNLNKPSEFEKPSPSISYARSIIANKPSYAGQVISQNATPNQVVGVGSNMFSQRTAGAQVSWGESGPAGIDEPFPKRLGVEFNVRNSLQSNQRHLSPMGTSFQTTSTGQACQFPDKGLTRLTDHVLRPSVGRTDGAPVSYPINSQQPFFAHGQSHNAPIQLAKDPQGVLSANASTVIGQSQKPDLHNRPHHKRSAVVPHPDSRWVQRQKINHPTIHHSNTLKSSIPVTTTQVHPSIPGGPRTQPAGPVAARTRPVIPIVRPRVPVTSTAPAAISRITSKDPEATPKLSGYKCYLCKRDLALTSEGAVYQPAAPPPVAILPCGHSFHDQCLQNITPDDQAKDPPCIPCAIGEQ